The window AACCTGGAGCAGGCGATCCCCAATATGATAAAGCTGGCGGAGATGGGAGTGGGCATATCGATCGACAATTTCGGCACCGGCTATTCATCACTCAATTACCTGAAGAAACTGCCCGTTCAAAAGCTGAAGATCGATAAATCCTTCCTTCAGGATATCTCTACCGACTCCGCCGACAGAGCGATCATCAGCGCGGTAACCGCCATGGCCCGGGACATGAATCTCAGGGTCACTGTTGTTGGAGTGGAAACCGAGGAGCAGCTCGAATTTCTCAAGTCGACAGGATGTCAGGAGGCGCAGGGTTTCCTCTTCAGCAGACCGTTGCTTGGGGAAGAGTTCAGGGAATTGATCGCTTTACGAGTCGCCCCTCGTTAAGGGTACGTTGGACCCGGAAGGGATGAAGAGGATCAGGCAGGCCGGGGGGCGTCGAGGGCGGAGCGAACGGCCTTCGCCAGCATTTCGGCCCGGTACGGCTTCGGAAGAAACGTCGTTCCGGGAGTCGACTCGGCGGGTGGACTCCCGCTGGAGAGGATGACCCGCATTCCCGGGTCGATGTTCCGGATCGCGCGAAGCACCTCCATCCCGGACCGCTGTGGCATCGTGAGGTCGAGCACCACCAGGTCGATCTTTTCCCGGTTCGACCGGAAGAGATCGATCGCCTGCAACCCGTCCTCGGCGAGGAACACCTTGTACCCGTGCATCTCCATCACCTGGCGTCCGAGGTCGCGGATCAGCTCCTCGTCGTCCGCGAACAGCACGGTCTCTTTCCCCCTCCCGGAAGGCGCGGTCTCCGGTAGCGTCGACGCCTCCTCGGGAAGGCCCGACGCCTCGGGAAAGAAGACGCAGAAGGTCGTCCCCTTCCCCGCGCGGCTCTCCAGGTTGATCCACCCGTTGTGCTGCTTGATGATGCCGTACACGGTGGACAGCCCGAGCCCCGTTCCCCGTCCCATCTTTTTCGTGGTGAAGAACGGCTCGAACACCCGCCGCTGCGTCGCCTCGTCCATCCCCGCGCCGTTGTCGCCGATCGAGAGGCGGATATAGCGGCCTTTCCGGGCGTACGGGAAGATGCGGCAATAGTCGTCGTCGACCTCGACGTTCTCCGCCCGGGCGTAGATCCAGTATCCCGTCAGCGGCCGCCTCCCCGACTTCTGCTCGGCCTCGAGGCTCTCCACGATGGCGTCCCGGGCGTTGACGCACAGGTTCATGAGGACCTGGTGGACCTGGTTGGGGTCGACGAAGGCAGGGAGCAGGTCGTCCGCGATCGAACAGGTCACCTCGATCCTTCGGTCGATCGTCTGGGAAAAGAGGGCGGTCACCTCCCGGACCACGCTCCCGAGGTTCACGGGCCGGCACTCCGCGGGGGCGCGCCGGGAGAAATCGAGGAGCTGGCGCACGAGCTGGACCGCGCGTTCCGAGGCCTTGATCCCTTCGGCGATCGGGGCGGACGCCGGGGAGGCGGACGGCACGAACCTGCGGGCGAGGTCAAGACTCCCGAGGATCCCCGTGAGGATATTGTTGAAGTCGTGCGCGATCCCGCCGGCCAGCGTCCCGACGGCTTCCATCTTCTGCATCTCGATCAGCTGCTTTTCGAGCAGTCGCCGTTCCGTGACGTCGATCCCGGTCACGATGACGGAGACGATATTCCCGGCCCCGTCGTGCAGCGGGGCATGGTTCCAGGCGATCGTCCGCGGCGAAGCGTGGGCGGTGACGATCGTGGTTTCGAGAGGGGGGGGCATCCGCCCGGCACCGACCGCGCGGATGGCGTTGCGGTGGAGATCGCGGGCCGGCTCCTCGATCAGAAGGTCCCACATCCTCTTCCCCAGCGCGTCCCGGGCGGCGAAGCCGGTCACTTCCTCGCACTGCCGGTTGAAGAGGAGGATCTCCCCGGCTCCGTTCACCTGCAGGACGAGCGCCCCGGAGATGTCCAGCATCCGGTTCGAGAAATCGCGTTCCTTCCGGAGCTCCCGGAGAGCCCGCACCCTCTCGGTCCCGTCGCGAAGGACGATCATCCCGAGGGGGCCGCGTCGCTTCGGGACGAACGTGTCGTTCCGGTCTTCCCGGGGAGCCCAGGTGAGACGGATCTCCCCGGGGAACGTCGATCCGTCCATGCGCACGAGAGAGGTTTCCCACTCGCTCCGGAGCTCTCCCTTGCCGGGGGCCCGCAACTCGTCCCGCAGGTTCGCCACCGCGTCGGGCTCCGCGAGGATCGAAACCGGGTCGGCGTCGAACAGCAGCTTCGGCGACGAATACCCGAGCATCTCGGCCGCCGCCGGATTGGCGCGCACCACCTTCCCCTCGCGCACGAGGATGACCCCATCCCGCTGGTTCCGGAGCAGCTCGTCGTAGGATTCCTTCGCGTTGACGAATTCCTCGTGGCGCCTCGCCCCCTGGATCGCGCTTCCGACCCGGCGGGCCATCGCGGCGAGCGCTTCCGTTTCGACCGCGTCGAAGGCGGCCGTCGTGTCGGCGTGCACGACGAGGACCTTGAACGGGAAGCCGCGCTGCTCGATCCGGGCGGCGGCGCAGCGAACGAGCCCGTGACGAAGGGATTTTTCCCGCCACTCGGCGGGGAGACTGGCGTCGATGCATCTCGTGGTGATCGTGCCGCCGTTCCGCAAGGCGCTCCCGGGCGGCGTCTGCCCCGCGGGCGTGTCGTCCCAGCGGAGGGTTGCCCCGGAGAGAAACTCCGCAGCGCTCCCCGCGCTGCTCTCCACGCGGATCGTTCCGTTCGCCTCGGCGGATCCCACCCACACGAGGCGGTACCCGCGGGAGCGGGAGAGGATACCGCACAGCAGGGAGAGGATCTTCCTCTCCTCCAGGACACCCAAGAGGGACCGCTCCACCTCGGCGATCAGGTGGAACCGAGCCTCGAGGCGCTCCCTCACACGAAACCATTGGCCGGTGAGGAGGAAGCCCGAGGCCAGGAGCAGGGAGATGAAGAATTCGGCGATCACGACCGGCTGGCCGGCGAGCGGGGTGGCCGCGGACCAGGAAGAGGAGAAAACCACCCAGACCGAGAGAAGTCCCTTCAGAAAGAGCGCCAGGGAGACGAACGACCAGACACGACCGAGCCGCCCGGTCGAGAGAAACACGATGGACTGCCACGCGGCGACGAACTGCAGGATCGCCGAAACGCACTGGATCGCGGGAAGCACCATCCGGCAGTTCCACTCCCTTGATTTCTTGCGGGAACATCTCCCGGGTTCCCTGTCGGCGGGACGCGCCTGGAACTTCGGGAGAATTCTCCGTTCGGACGCCATTCTACCAGATCGGAGGAGATCCCCGCCCCTATGGCGGACGAATCCGGAAAAATGTACACTGTCGACAACATCGTCCAACAGGAGATGCGGATGACGAACGGGGAACGAAGCGACTCCATCGTGAGGGGATTCGCCCTCTCCTCGGTGTTCTGGCTGGTGGTCGGGCTGGTGGTCGGGCTATGGCTGGCGGCCGAGATGATCTTCCCGGCCCTCAACCTTGCGCCTTGGCTTGCGTTCGGACGGCTGCGCGTTGTCCACACCAACGGTCTGGTCTACGGGTTCACCATCGCCGGGATCTTCGCCGGCGGCTACTACCTTCTCGAAAAGCTGACCCGGACCCGGCTCGCCTTCCCGGGCCTCGCGAAGGCACAGCTCTGGCTGTTCAACGCCGCCATCGCCCTCGCGGCCCTCTCCCTGTTCGCCGGGATGAGCACCTCCAGGGAGTACGCGGAGCTCGAGTGGCCCCTCGACATCGTGGTGGCGGTGCTTTGGGTGATGTTCGCCGTGAACGTGATGGGAACCCTCGTCAAGCGGAGGGAGAAGCAGATGTACGTCTCCCTCTGGTTCCTCGTCGCCTGCGTCGTCACGGTGGCGGTGGTCTACATCCTCAACAATCTCGCGATCCCGGTGAGCCTGACCAAGTCGTACTCTGCGTACGCCGGCGTGAACGACGCCAATGTCCAGTGGTGGTTCGGGCACAACGCCGTCGCCTCGGTCTTCACCTTCCCGATCCTCGCGATGTTCTACTACTTCCTGCCGAAGTCCACGGGTCTGCCGATCTACAGCCACCGCCTCTCCATCATCGCCTTCTGGTCCCTCGTCTTCGGCTACCTGTGGACCGGCGCGCACCACCTGATGCTGACCCCGGTCCCGGAATGGATCCAGACCGTGGCGCTCGCGTTCAGCCTGTTCCTCATCGCCCCCTCCTGGGCCTCGGTCATCAACGGCTTCTACACGATGAACGGGAACTGGGACAAGATGAGGTCGAACTACCTGGTAAAGTTCTTCATCCTCGGCATCACCTTCTACGGGCTCCAGACGATCCAGGGGCCGACCCAGGCGATCCGGGCGCTCTCCGGCCACCTCCACTACACCGAGTACATCCCCGGCCACGTCCACATGGGGACGATGGGGTGGGTGACGATGGTCATCTCGGCATCGATGTATTTCATGATGGAGAGGATCTCCGGCCGGGAGATCCACAGCGTGAAGCTGGCGAACGTCCATTTCTGGCTGATCCTCGTGGGGCAGCTCCTGTTCACCGTGTCCCTGTGGATCGCGGGGATCGTCCAGGGAGCCATGTGGAAGGCGACGAACCCGGACGGCTCCCTCATGTACACGTTCCTCGATTCCGTGGCGGCGATGTACCCGTACTGGGCCGTGCGGTTCGCGGGCGGCCTTCT is drawn from bacterium and contains these coding sequences:
- a CDS encoding cbb3-type cytochrome c oxidase subunit I, with protein sequence MTNGERSDSIVRGFALSSVFWLVVGLVVGLWLAAEMIFPALNLAPWLAFGRLRVVHTNGLVYGFTIAGIFAGGYYLLEKLTRTRLAFPGLAKAQLWLFNAAIALAALSLFAGMSTSREYAELEWPLDIVVAVLWVMFAVNVMGTLVKRREKQMYVSLWFLVACVVTVAVVYILNNLAIPVSLTKSYSAYAGVNDANVQWWFGHNAVASVFTFPILAMFYYFLPKSTGLPIYSHRLSIIAFWSLVFGYLWTGAHHLMLTPVPEWIQTVALAFSLFLIAPSWASVINGFYTMNGNWDKMRSNYLVKFFILGITFYGLQTIQGPTQAIRALSGHLHYTEYIPGHVHMGTMGWVTMVISASMYFMMERISGREIHSVKLANVHFWLILVGQLLFTVSLWIAGIVQGAMWKATNPDGSLMYTFLDSVAAMYPYWAVRFAGGLLYFAGILVFAYNLYMTSRSTPGTKWSAASAAGSRAACVPSGEPG
- a CDS encoding PAS domain S-box protein: MVLPAIQCVSAILQFVAAWQSIVFLSTGRLGRVWSFVSLALFLKGLLSVWVVFSSSWSAATPLAGQPVVIAEFFISLLLASGFLLTGQWFRVRERLEARFHLIAEVERSLLGVLEERKILSLLCGILSRSRGYRLVWVGSAEANGTIRVESSAGSAAEFLSGATLRWDDTPAGQTPPGSALRNGGTITTRCIDASLPAEWREKSLRHGLVRCAAARIEQRGFPFKVLVVHADTTAAFDAVETEALAAMARRVGSAIQGARRHEEFVNAKESYDELLRNQRDGVILVREGKVVRANPAAAEMLGYSSPKLLFDADPVSILAEPDAVANLRDELRAPGKGELRSEWETSLVRMDGSTFPGEIRLTWAPREDRNDTFVPKRRGPLGMIVLRDGTERVRALRELRKERDFSNRMLDISGALVLQVNGAGEILLFNRQCEEVTGFAARDALGKRMWDLLIEEPARDLHRNAIRAVGAGRMPPPLETTIVTAHASPRTIAWNHAPLHDGAGNIVSVIVTGIDVTERRLLEKQLIEMQKMEAVGTLAGGIAHDFNNILTGILGSLDLARRFVPSASPASAPIAEGIKASERAVQLVRQLLDFSRRAPAECRPVNLGSVVREVTALFSQTIDRRIEVTCSIADDLLPAFVDPNQVHQVLMNLCVNARDAIVESLEAEQKSGRRPLTGYWIYARAENVEVDDDYCRIFPYARKGRYIRLSIGDNGAGMDEATQRRVFEPFFTTKKMGRGTGLGLSTVYGIIKQHNGWINLESRAGKGTTFCVFFPEASGLPEEASTLPETAPSGRGKETVLFADDEELIRDLGRQVMEMHGYKVFLAEDGLQAIDLFRSNREKIDLVVLDLTMPQRSGMEVLRAIRNIDPGMRVILSSGSPPAESTPGTTFLPKPYRAEMLAKAVRSALDAPRPA